From the Vulpes lagopus strain Blue_001 chromosome 15, ASM1834538v1, whole genome shotgun sequence genome, one window contains:
- the LOC121476028 gene encoding olfactory receptor 51T1 gives MIIFNNTTSSSPNFLLTAFPGLELAHIWISIPVCCLYTIALLGNSMILFVIIIERSLHKPMYYFLSMLSAVDLCLTISTLPTVLGVLWFHAREISLKACLIQMFFVHGFSFLESSVLVAMAFDRFMAICNPMKYAIIFTDMVILVIGLVICLRQVIFTFPMVLTLKNVSFYAGKELSHPFCYHPDMIKYSYSNPWISSFLGMFLQLYLTGTDLLFILFSYILILRTVLSIVAPKKQQKALSTCVCHICAVTIFYVPMISLSLTHRLLSSTPRVVCSILANVYLLLPPVLNPIIYSLKTKTIRHTMLQLFQFKRSWGPNVRGLRGRWD, from the coding sequence ATGATAATTTTCAATAACACCACATCGTCTTCCCCAAACTTCCTACTCACTGCATTTCCTGGGCTGGAGCTTGCTCACATCTGGATCTCCATCCCTGTCTGCTGTCTCTACACCATTGCCCTCTTGGGAAACAGCATGATTCTGTTTGTCATCATCATTGAGAGAAGTCTTCACAAGCCCATGTACTATTTCCTCTCTATGCTGTCAGCTGTTGATCTATGTCTGACCATCTCAACCCTTCCCACTGTGCTTGGGGTTCTCTGGTTTCATGCCCGGGAGATTAGCCTGAAAGCTTGCCTCATTCAAATGTTCTTTGTGCATGGCTTCTCCTTCCTGGAGTCCTCAGTGCTGGTAGCCATGGCCTTTGATCGCTTTATGGCTATCTGTAACCCAATGAAGTATGCCATTATCTTCACAGACATGGTAATCTTGGTGATTGGACTGGTCATCTGCCTACGGCAAGTTATTTTCACCTTTCCCATGGTTCTAACCTTGAAGAATGTATCTTTCTATGCAGGCAAAGAACTTTCCCACCCATTTTGCTACCACCCAGATATGATCAAATACTCATATTCCAACCCCTGGATCAGCAGTTTTTTGGGCATGTTTCTTCAGCTCTACCTGACTGGCACTGACttactcttcattcttttctcctacATTCTGATTCTCCGAACTGTCTTGAGCATTGTGGCCCCTAAGAAGCAACAAAAAGCTCTCAGCACTTGTGTCTGTCACATCTGTGCTGTCACCATTTTCTATGTGCCAATGATCAGCCTGTCCCTTACACATCGCCTTCTCAGCTCCACCCCAAGAGTGGTCTGTAGCATTTTGGCCAATGTTTATTTGCTCTTACCGCCTGTACTAAACCCTATCATTTACAGCTTGAAGACCAAGACGATCCGCCACACTATGCTCCAGCTGTTCCAGTTTAAGCGCTCATGGGGCCCCAATGTGAGGGGTCTCAGAGGACGGTGGGATTGA